One stretch of Arachis duranensis cultivar V14167 chromosome 1, aradu.V14167.gnm2.J7QH, whole genome shotgun sequence DNA includes these proteins:
- the LOC107495923 gene encoding thioredoxin-like 3-3 isoform X1, which translates to MEKGLSSITTSSSKEGLPLTPHSNFKTASTDDDLAHILFNIKSSKTSAVINYGASWCRVCSEILPAFHRLSNNFPKLSFVYADIDECPETTQHIRYTPTFQFFRDGEKVDEMYGAGEERLRDRVWLHS; encoded by the exons ATGGAGAAGGGCTTAAGTAGCATCACCACCAGCAGCAGCAAGGAAGGGTTACCTCTCACCCCTCATTCCAACTTCAAAACTGCTTCCACCGACGATGACCTCGCTCAcatcctcttcaacatcaaatcCTCCAAAACTTCC GCTGTTATCAATTATGGCGCCTCTTG GTGCCGCGTGTGCAGTGAAATCCTCCCTGCATTCCATAGATTGAGCAATAATTTTCCAAAGCTCTCCTTCGTCTATGCAGATATTGATGAATGCCCAGAAACAACTCAACACATTCGATACACCCctacttttcaattttttcgagATGGTGAAAAGGTAGATGAAATGTATGGTGCTGGAGAAGAGAGGCTGCGTGATCGCGTCTGGTTGCACTCTTGA